The genomic region AGATACATCCTAAGAGTTCCTTGTGACATGTACTCTGTGATGATGCAGAATACAGGAGGCTTTTTCCAAGCTGCAATGAACTGTTAAGAAAAGTGGAATTACCTCTTGTCATCAATGTATCACTTTAGAAGCAAACTATCAATAAGTGAATGACTCaccaccatctaaaaatattTTGGGTAAAATATATGAAGATGACCCTATAGAAGTAACCCAATCCCAAAAAATCATTGTTCAATTTCTCTGTTACATATGTTGGTTGTCAAAGTATATTGAATGACCAAATCACCCATAAGAAATACCTCTAAACTTATAATTTTTtgacatatttttttccaataaaattcTGAAACAAGCAAAAAAACGTAATAACATGGCATAAGAACATGATTttttaagggtattttgatatcTTTAGTTGTAtttttaatgtattttgataTCTTTAGTAGTATTTTTAATGATTCTTTTGTCCTTTTACAAATTCCAACAACTGAATTGCTTTAGAAGGGGCTATCAGATAGGTTCTACTTCTTCTGGAATTAGCAGATACAAAAATTAGATCTTGATTTTTTAGATATGATTCTTTTACTGATGAGCTATTAAGATATTTCCCGTAGAAATATTGGTTAAATAATAAATACATAATTTATATAAGGCTTTTCAATCGATGTTACAAATGTTTACTTTTTCAAGAAACTTCTGGTCAATAGCTCAAGTAATTAAGGCTGGATTATATTTGCCCACTACAATTAGATCATTTATTTTGGAATTCAATAGCCTTTGACACATTAGTTGTCGCTTCAATTTGGGTACATTTTGAGTCATGACTTATATGataatggagagagaaataatgtCATCTTCGAAATTCCTCAAATACAACTTAAAAATTTCACCCAATGAACTCagttctattatttttttcatattttggtgatgatttgAGATAAGTGCACTCTCAAAAAACAGGACATGTCCTAAGATGCAGTCCAGCTACAGGATAAAATATctgaattttgtattttataataATTATACCTATTATGTATTATGTCTTCCGAATTGCTAAGATTCTTCCAGATACTAAAAATTTCTCACCAAAAATATCCAAGACAGTATCTGTGCTTATAATTTCTAGTTGCCATGTTAAGCTTTCAAAttagcaagaagaaaaaagatcACTTGTTGATCATAGTAGAGAaaattgattttccttttttctttcttttatgggGAGGGGGGAATAAGTAGAGAAATACATAACTCTTTCATTGGTTTATCAAAAAAATGACTAAACTGTAAAATTCATTTTTACGAATATCACTAGGTTTGAGAGTTTCAAAGTTTGAAAGGAATTGAACTTCAGAATGAGATGTTCTTGACAAAACTAGACCAGTTATTGGTGAGTAACAGAGATCACTAGTTGGTCAAGCCAagacaataaataaatagctttaTCCTGTCATCAAAATGCTTCATTTAGATGAATATAACTAATATCTTCGGAAAGCAACATTGGGCCAACACAACAACCTAATGAAagtacagaaaaataaaaaacagaaaactgTTGGGGATAGGACGTCtttatctttacttttctgCATCGTTtcagggttgcgtttctacagaaaAACAACTACCATTCTTCAATGGATAATTAGTACATAACCCTTCCCCATGCACATGCACACACATACAAGAAGGAATTCTGACAATAAAATTAGTTACATGGCAACCTACACTCCCATATCTTGTtacccaaggcatatgcgataCATACTGAGACCAGTCCATGTAGAAATCATTAAGCATTCTCAGGTTAGTCATTTTGTATAGATGAAAGAAGCAATGATTAGAAGCAGGACAATGTTgtgtattttccatttttatgttaAAAAACACATTCTAACGAAGACAAACACTGTAACataagaattttcaaaaaaagaTACAGAACTGAAgcaccaataaataaataaataaaaataaaaaataaaaaatttcgcATATATCTGGAGTTGGAGGTGAATTCTAACCTGCACAATATTGGGATGGAAAAGACGAGAAAGCAGGGCAACTTCAGACTTGAactgcttctcaagcaaatccCGGGTCTCCTCATCCTGAGTTGGAATTCTCACCATCTTCACTGCAACTGCACTCTGTTTGTAAATTCCCCGGTAGATCCGACTGTGAGCACCGGAAGCAAATTTGTTGCCAATAAAGAGCTGAGAAAGATCGGCAGTCCATTCTTCGTGGTCCTGCTTTGATGTCTCTAAGTTCTCCAGATTTTCGGGATCCAATAGCATGGACCATGATTCCAGACTatcaaatctttttctttccaattcTTCTGTTTCCGAAGTCAGAGTCTTTGATGAGGTAAGAGATGGGAGGGGTTTACTCCTCTCCCTCCTCAGCCGAAGTGCCCGGAAAAAAGAAGTTGGCATTTTTCCAGAGGGACTTCTATTGAGTACCTGGGATGCTCCTGGAGAATTAATTGGAGCTCCACCTCCTCCGAGAGATTGAATTATTTCTAGCCGATCTAGAACCATGGGTTTTGAAGGGAAAGAGAAGTGGAAGATGGGTATTCATGGCTTCTCAGAAAAAAAACAGGTAAGTAGAGAAAATCTATATGGGTTTTGAGCAGAAGAAGtggtaattatttttaaaattaaaaaaaggaaagggagaagaagaggtgtgGAAGTTCTTCCTTCAACATCCTTACTTTCTCATGAGAGGTGTTAGCAGTTTTGGGAAGAAGTGATTTCCAATGCTCCATCCATCCATAAGGATTGAGAAGATAGAGGGGTAGGTAATGAATTGAAAGCATCTCGGTTCAGTGATCTCTCGTGATTGCCTCTATTACAGAGAGAAGCTTAGAAAGGGactgagagaaagagagagagagagacgtgaagCACTTTCTAGTATTTCTTGTGACTGAATCTTTGGGTAACTTCTGCATTCGTTGATTGATTCGTCCATCGAAATTTTTTTCGTGGGTAGAGTAGCAAAGGGAGGTGGGATCTTAAGCATTACAATCTGAGCTGTTACATTTGCCGTTGCCGGCTTGCTTCTGCTGCAGCTGATTCCGATTGATGCCCCTTTTGTCTTCATCGGCATATGAAGATCCGTCAAGCAAGGAAAGAAGGTTTGAGTAAGGGACGGGAATGGACCTGcaatttcttattcttttgcAGTTGCACTCTTTATATATATTCTCACACTATCCCTTACAAATTAACTGCCAATTTCCCGTTGTTTTCTCCCAACGGTCTTCCTCAACGGTAAACCCACGTGGCACGCACTACTGTGAGTGTGACTCCCTCACTCCCAAGGCTACGGGTCGGGATCTTATCTGGGCGGTGATCTAATGGGTCAAGACACAACATCCCTGTTCTAGTCGGTAGAAACAGAGTCGTTGGATCACCAGGCCCACAACTTATTGTAGATAAGCTTACTGGCCAGGCTAACCTGATCCAGAATGATCCAACCGGGTTGTGTTCCGCTACAATACAGGTCGGAAGTAAACCATATTAGCTTCTATACAAACCAGTTTTTGTGGTATCGGGTACCAACGATATTGATATGACTGATACAATATCGATACCTTGATCCCTGGTTCTGATCAAGTTCCAGGTTGGTTTATGTTCAGTTTAGCTTGATTTGTTTCTTGGGTTGGAGGAAAACGCAAAGCCagggtagctcagttggcaaggaAACATCCCTAAATCAATAGGTATCCTGAGTCCAACTCCCCTTATTACCTTGGAGCCAGCCTTCTCATAGGAGCTAAGTGCTAACCGGCCTCCAAGCTTAAGTATATGTTTCAAATCTGCCTTCAAACCTCACAGACTTTTGCTTGAGTTATCTTTATCATCCAGAGTagcataggggtgtcaaaaggtgtggttttggttatttggtttggtttacattttgataatgtgaaaccaaaatcgcaccggataggaataaggtgaaatcaaaatcgttttTATCTGGTTTCGATTTTAGCAAATTTTAATCGATTTTTGTTATTTGGTTCACAACTGGTTTACATGGGATTAATAATGtcgttttagaaaatggtttgcttcttacaactagtgtgaatcccacatatattaaatttcctaaagagttaaaacaatatacatttattttgccaaggacaatatactttatatgtaaaagactacacatattataactaattaactattatcctagaaattagaaaatcaagaagtgtgattgtgtgaaagtgaagtTCCCTTCTCGGTTAGtactttgcttctttttttttctctactttTTTCATAGAGGCCCATCGaatttcaaaacactttaagtctttaatactagACGCTGGTTAACCATTGGTTttctgttttggtttgattccaaatcaaaattatggcctataaaaccaaaaccggatCAATTTACTACGGTATGGTTTGGTTCGATTATAACCAGTCGGTTTCGATTCTGGTAAACAGTTTcggttatatattgacacccttagagtAGCATAGTGTCACCGACTCAAACTCCTTCCTTCCCAATCCCACATCGATGAATTCTGGGGAGGATCTTGGGCTATAAACGAGATGGTCTTTTCCCCCAAAGAGATACTTCTTTTGGTGTGGTTGGAGTAGACCATATCACTTTGATATCAAAACAAGACCCCAAGACATTGGGGATGTGGGTCCTGAGgcttcagatcctctccagccgtGCTTAGCCATCAGAGATTGAAGGACTGAAGATCTTGTTTCTGGGTTGGAGCACTGCACTGTGAGTCACCATGGCAAGGGCGTCAGAGGGAATGAACCACCCCAGGCATTCCTCCTTCCTAGGCTCCAACCAGGATGGAGGAAAGGAAAAATCATCTGGTGGTTGTTTTACTTTACCTGATCTTTTCATTACAACTTTGATGCCAACAGCAAAGAAATTTAACTGCAACATGCCTTTCACTCTTTTATGCACAATGCATAAATTGAGCATGGTTATTAGGCCAATAGATGTTTTTTACACCCAATCCAGCCTAAAAGGTAGCAAAGTTAACAACAGAAATGCATGCTATAGCAGATTTCAACCGAAACAATTCATTTTATTCAGAATCACCAGAACCATCTGAGACAACTAAAGTGAACTGAAACTGGAAAAAACTTCAATGAATTCATGTTGGCCCCAAAGATGGGGAGAGCAAAGagatttcctcttttttttccaaaacaaaaaaacgaaaTTTGCAGTTAATATAGTGAAGACTAAACCACCTTCATCAGATTAGAAGGTAGGTTTTAATGTCTAAGTTCGACTGTGTTGGTAATTATTGATCATTTCAAAGATATATCTTCAGCAAAACACACTTAAATTATACAACCTCTTTTCTTGTTTGTCAGACcagaagaaaattttcctataGCAGACTACCAGTTGGTACAGTTCTTTTTGCAGTGATTCCTACCAAAACACACCGAAAGGAAGCAACAAAGTTTCTAGAGATGATTCACTAATGATATGACCATGGAAAATGAGCTCTGCTTAAACATTATATTAAATACACTCATTTGGGTTCTTTAGGAAAGTGGAGCTTGATCAGCATGGGGAGTTCAGCTAATTCCACCTGAGCCTTACCCAACAAAATACTGCCCAACTTTTCATCACAATTAACCACATTCCTGTTGTTTGGATCCTGCAATGACCATCCACATTCCTTGTTAAGGCTTCAGCAAGTTTTAAGCAGGATGCAgctatagaaaaaaaaactgaatttttacATTTATAGGCTATGGAATGCAAAGAGAAACTGAATCCGGCTCCTAAAAATTACATTGTAGTCCAAATATCGTGGGCCATGTTGAAGAGTGTATCAAATCAAGATTGCCATGTATCATTAAGGATTAGTCATATTAACATGAATCATCAAGGGTTGGTTACAGAGAAAAATGAATACATGCAACACACAGAATTGATCAAGCCAAACTCAATGTGACCCATAATTTAATGAGTTTGATCCATCAAAGATCAATTTAACCGAAGTTTTTTTCGGTCAAGTATGTATGATGATTCTTGCCATTACCTACCATGGAATCACATCTGGAGAAAATGGCAGTCATGCTAAAGCCATGAAGCCACAACAGGAGCTCACAGTCAAGCTGCAGCACCAGGGGGGGTGAAATGAAGCATTAAAGCTATGACAATATACCTAAAATATATTCGTACTTCCAAAAGTTGGGATCAGGCATAGTTGAGTTTATTTGACAAAATTAAAGGTAAAATTGCCTTCACACAGCCCCGTTTTGGAAGAGCTTCATACATGACCAACCCTTCTGTGCCATGTGGACcaatgatgtggcaattctaaCCATTAGATAGAGAGGATAATGCAACCTTGGGTGTCAAAATACCTAATTAGGTCGCTATGGACCCATCAAAGTGAATAAAACTCAGAATAATGTAATTAGTGACAATTTCATAAATATTCAGAATAGTTTAGGACCTCTTTTGCGTAAGAAACGAAATCTGGGCTGTAAAAGTaattaaatttaaaaggaaTGATGAATCTGGaatttcaagaaaagaaaaaagagtaacAGCAACAACTTCAGATAGAAAGGACTTTTTTGTATTTCAACGCTCTATGCCTTCTAGCCAAGTGTGTGTCGTGGGGGTTGCGTTCCATAGACGAGCATACTGTGGGATCATGTCAAATAGCTCAgttgttatttttctttcctattgtaATTAGACTAATTAGGCTTTGTTAGtgttttacttttactttaattttattgTAATAAGTCTCTGACTCTTATTAGGCTTGTTTTTGTTTGAACTCAAAACTGGTCCAGGTGGAAACTCAGAGGCTGCCATGATTGCAGGTTTTGATTCTCATAGCAGGGGTGGATTTAGAAGGCAAAACTAAAATTTGGATTGTTGCCTATGGAAGGGTAACTTATGTTCCGAATTTCAGATTACACCAATTCATGGTAGCTAATCAGAATTTCCTGACACTGGTCTGGGGGGGGGGTAATTCAGAGGCTGACATGATTGCAGGTTTTGATTCTCATAGCAGGGGTGGATTTAGGAGGCAAAACTAACACTTGGGCTGTTGCCTATTGAAGGGTACACCAATTCAGTTGGATTTTGTGGTTGCCTATGATATATCAATAATAAACACATGCTGCGAAAAGAGACAAGAGCATCCAATCACCCTCAAGAGTGGACAACATAAtagccaaatagatttctttctGACTAAACAAATTGATAggttatcatgtaaatattgtAAGATTATACCAAGGGAGAGCTTAGCCATGCAACATAGATTAATGACCTTAGATATGTGTTTTAGAATGTCGAATTGTAGGAGAGGTGAGAACATTTTCCCTAGGATAAGATGGTGGAACTTAAAGGGTAAAAACTTGAAGACGTTTACTGATAAATTAGTATCACATGGAAGGTGGGAtttagatgataatcctaacaTATTGTTGAACAGATGTAGGTGAAGACCCCATGTATGGCTTAACAatcgaaggaggaagaagaaacaaggttAGTTTCAGTTTTCAGTTCTGGTTCAGTTTTGCTCCAATTGGACCACAGCAGCCTTTGGGCCAGATTTTTTATCCAGTTCCAGCAGCCATTGGGTTAGTTATTTTGCCTGTTATGAAGCCTAGTCAGCAGCCATCAATGGGAGTACTTGCAGCCTTCTAGAAGCCTCCAGTTGGTCCTATTGATTTCTTCAACAAGGCAGTATTTTCTCTTTCAGCAATGGAGAAGGCTTTGTTTCTAATCAGATTCCTTTGTTTAAGTCTTAACAAGCAAGCATTGTAATTTAGGAAGTCCACTATTTCCTTAGGTAGGAGTTTCTATTCCAAAACTCTCTTTTTTGTTGGACTTTCTGTTTTCCAGTTTAGTTAACAATAggattttctattttgaaattttggccAAGGCTATATAAACTATAAAGGCCATAAAAGATTTGTACAAGTTATATGACCAGTAATGACGACCAGCAATGACGTATGAGGCTGAATGTTGGGCAGTAAGAAAAACATTTAAACAAACTTAATGTGGTAGAATTGAGGATGTTGCGATGGATGAGTGGCAAAACTAGAAAAggtaaaataaagaatgaattaGAGTGAACCTCGGTGTTTCCCACTTGATGATAAGTTGCGAGAAACTCATCTAATGTGGTATGGAGATGTGCaacggaggcctttgaatgctccaaCATGTAGAAGTGATTTATTacaaattgaaggagctaaaagatctAGAAGTAGGCCTAAAAAACCATAGAAAAAGTGGTAAGGAGGGACATGTATAGCTTAGGAATGGAATcttgtatggctttgaataaGACTGGTTGGAGaaataggatccatgtagccgaacccatttagttgggataatgctgagttgagttgaaggTCGTTGGAGCTAATACAGTTACACAAGGTCGTTGGAGCTAATACAGTTACACAAAATCTCAAcatccattttcttttctccaCACCTCTAAATGTCGAGCGATTATTACAACCACCAAGCCCCATGAATTTTGTACCACTTCATATATAATTTTGTCATCAATTGTTTAATCTGAGGAACATAAAAGGTATAAAAACCAGAAAACTGTTTCTTAAACAATTTACTTAAGAACTCTTTTGCAAGTTGTCTTTGCTCTTCAGGAGATTCAATATTCAAgttgtcttttcctttctttttttttatgagagggGTGTTGGTGGATTAAATTACCAATTGCCTGGGAAAACAGTTAATGATTGGGGCCACAAAGAGTCCACATTGAACCATCCTCCTCGTAGTCCCTCCACCACAAATGCCTTCCCCCAATTTTGAAAAAGATGTTAAAATGCCCAATGCTACAATTAGAAAATCAATGTCATGCTAGAGATTACCAATGGTTTCAAAATTAACCTACTGGATTAATCTTTTAACTCAACATTCCTGTACAATAATAGaggaacgaaaaaaaaaaagcaggatTCCTACGGTCAATCCCAAATAGTTGAGCTAAAGCTTAATGAAACGAGTTAAGCTTTCATGGGCAATGATCTCCCTAAGGGAGAGCTTGATCCCTTGAGGGGATTTCACAGGCAGCAATGAATGGAAGTTCCACACTATTTCAAATTTGGACGAAGAAGCTTAAATTGCAAATTCCATTATCAAAAATTACTTCATGGCAGTTATGTTAAAAACATGAGAGCCAAAACACATAGAACAACATAAAGTCCCAATAACTTTTGAACCTGCAACCCGGCCTTTTATAGTTCAGGTGAGAGTTGAATACGCGATAACGTCATGCATAAGAGCAGAGATATCAAAGGTGGACAGAAAACAGATAGACAGATAGATTGAGGGAGAGAGGAACCTGGAGATGGTTGGCTTTGATGTAGGACCAGACACGCATGAAACAACCCAAACGGGAAATCTGAGATTGACCCACGAACTCTCGAAGTGTGGAAGGTAGATTAACCAAGTCAATGAGATTCCCCAGCTTCTTCGGGTTCGCTGAAAGGGCAAATTTGGCGCGCTGCGGCagcatctctctcctcccttcgGCTTTCTGCAATTTGCGTCGGAGAACGTTCTCCCCCTTTGGGTTATTTTGTTTgtctcctctcttctctacaAGCTAAACCTACAAAAGTGCCAGCCCTCAGCCCTGGACGTGGGACTTTGGATCCTCTGTGGCGCGGAAAGGTTGTGTTtgataaggatgtgaatttgt from Macadamia integrifolia cultivar HAES 741 unplaced genomic scaffold, SCU_Mint_v3 scaffold688, whole genome shotgun sequence harbors:
- the LOC122069653 gene encoding upstream activation factor subunit UAF30 — its product is MLPQRAKFALSANPKKLGNLIDLVNLPSTLREFVGQSQISRLGCFMRVWSYIKANHLQDPNNRNVVNCDEKLGSILLGKAQVELAELPMLIKLHFPKEPK